A single window of Ctenopharyngodon idella isolate HZGC_01 chromosome 24, HZGC01, whole genome shotgun sequence DNA harbors:
- the LOC127507360 gene encoding immunoglobulin superfamily containing leucine-rich repeat protein 2-like, with product MATKYLMLIALGTAVIGSAHCCPQQCACSDKYNHQFADCAYKDLLEVPVGLPSNVTTVSLSANKIKVLKSKTFINVIQVTSLWLAHNEIVTVERDTLAPMIQLRNLDISYNKIVHFPWEDLTNLTALQMLKMNNNEMVSIPKNAFSNLKDLRSVRINNNKFTTIVQGTFDALTALSHLQIFHNPFTCSCKLEWLRDWIIKSYISIPDQNNIVCDAPSLLKGTQVTSMPKLDCKAPSMSITNQRNILPPKTHLIMVDKEQVEEGNNNLPFIGKCEINDGTQYISNHAFNLSLNRPKQNTFHFGVMALEVSETEAKVQLNPFQMANAKSNIHLSQQEDLQTVNKEPSTKKSALDMLYLCVSIGNGYSVLQWSKIEEGVKTYRFQGLKPGTNYSLCLTYESQDCEVQVVFSAPLKWDSFSPSVVVIVL from the coding sequence ATGGCAACCAAATACCTGATGCTTATTGCCTTGGGGACTGCAGTGATTGGCAGTGCGCACTGTTGCCCTCAGCAGTGTGCCTGCTCTGATAAATATAACCACCAGTTTGCAGATTGTGCCTACAAAGACCTTCTGGAAGTGCCCGTGGGCTTGCCGTCCAATGTGACCACCGTGAGTCTTTCAGCTAACAAGATTAAAGTGCTGAAATccaaaacctttataaatgtgATCCAGGTGACCTCTCTTTGGCTGGCTCACAATGAAATTGTCACCGTCGAGAGGGACACCTTGGCTCCGATGATTCAGCTGAGAAATTTGGATATTAGCTACAACAAAATTGTGCATTTTCCATGGGAGGACTTGACTAATCTCACTGCCCTGCAGATGTTAAAGATGAACAATAATGAGATGGTCAGTATCCCCAAGAACGCTTTTTCCAACCTGAAGGACCTGCGTTCGGTCCGTATTAACAATAACAAGTTTACCACCATCGTGCAGGGAACGTTTGACGCTTTGACTGCCCTGTCCCACCTCCAAATCTTCCACAACCCCTTCACCTGCTCCTGCAAGCTTGAGTGGCTTAGGGACTGGATTATCAAATCCTATATCTCAATCCCTGACCAAAACAACATTGTCTGTGATGCTCCTTCCCTCCTTAAAGGTACACAAGTCACTAGCATGCCCAAACTTGATTGCAAGGCCCCATCCATGTCCATCACAAATCAGAGAAACATCCTTCCACCCAAAACACATCTCATTATGGTGGATAAAGAGCAAGTGGAAGAAGGGAACAATAATTTGCCATTTATTGGCAAATGCGAAATAAATGATGGTACACAGTACATCTCCAACCATGCTTTCAACCTCAGCTTGAATAGACCCAAACAGAACACGTTTCATTTCGGGGTGATGGCTCTGGAAGTTTCAGAGACTGAGGCCAAAGTTCAGCTGAACCCTTTCCAGATGGCTAACGCAAAGTCAAACATTCACCTCAGTCAACAAGAAGACCTCCAAACTGTGAATAAGGAGCCGTCCACCAAAAAGTCAGCCCTGGACATGTTGTACCTTTGCGTCAGTATTGGCAATGGATATTCAGTGTTGCAGTGGTCCAAAATAGAGGAGGGTGTTAAAACCTATCGCTTCCAGGGCCTCAAGCCAGGCACTAATTACAGCCTGTGCCTCACCTATGAAAGCCAGGACTGTGAAGTCCAAGTGGTCTTTAGTGCCCCACTTAAATGGGACAGCTTTAGTCCAAGTGTTGTGGTTATTGTGCTTTAA
- the LOC127507358 gene encoding immunoglobulin superfamily containing leucine-rich repeat protein 2-like yields MATKYLMLIALGTAVIGSAHCCPQQCACSDKYNHQFADCAYKDLLEVPVGLPSNVTTVSLSANKIKVLKSKTFINVIQVTSLWLAHNEIVTVERDTLAPMIQLRNLDISYNKIVHFPWEDLTNLTALQMLKMNNNEMVSIPKNAFSNLKDLRSVRINNNKFTTIVEGTFNALTAMSHLQIFHNPFICSCKLEWLRDWIMKSSISIPDQNNIICDAPSHLKGTQVTSMPKLDCKAPSMSITYQPNIEKTELYEGYMVTLHCETKGTPKPDVTWEIFAGNQLITFPLPAIVEKIEIPINGPPTNTRFLVFQNGTLIIPHLSKKEDGNYTCSAVNDMGKAENSVRLVVAGTKKHAINSMPDTKSPSHLPEDKLGSKGSKNSVIKSEEKTKSLLPGTSKEQVVDKEKVKEGTDSLPFVGKCGINDGTQYISNHAFNLSLDELKQYTFDFGVIALEVSETEAKVQLNPFQMANAKSNIHLSQHEDLQTVNKEPSTKKSAQDMLYLCVSIGNGHSVVQWSKIEEGVNAYRFQHLKPGTNYTLCLTYGGQDCQVQVVFTTRKKIPSLLIIVVVSIFLLALATVPLLGATCCHLLYKYQGKTYKLIMKTQNPDQMEKHIATDFDPRASFVGSEKNFNPSELGEGEGEADGEDGDGEGEDIDGSVVTESIPESQSKTQEEFEVGSEYSDRLPLGAEAVNISAEINGNYKQPR; encoded by the coding sequence ATGGCAACCAAATACCTGATGCTTATTGCCTTGGGGACTGCAGTGATTGGCAGTGCGCACTGTTGCCCTCAGCAGTGTGCCTGCTCTGATAAATATAACCACCAGTTTGCAGATTGTGCCTACAAAGACCTTCTGGAAGTGCCCGTGGGCTTGCCGTCCAATGTGACCACCGTGAGTCTTTCAGCTAACAAGATTAAAGTGCTGAAATccaaaacctttataaatgtgATCCAGGTGACCTCTCTTTGGCTGGCTCACAATGAAATTGTCACCGTCGAGAGGGACACCTTGGCTCCGATGATTCAGCTGAGAAATTTGGATATTAGCTACAACAAAATTGTGCATTTTCCATGGGAGGACTTGACCAATCTCACTGCCCTGCAGATGTTAAAGATGAACAATAATGAGATGGTCAGTATCCCCAAGAACGCTTTTTCCAACCTGAAGGACCTGCGTTCGGTCCGTATTAACAATAACAAGTTTACCACCATTGTGGAGGGAACGTTTAATGCTTTGACTGCCATGTCCCACCTCCAAATCTTCCACAACCCCTTCATCTGCTCCTGCAAGCTTGAGTGGCTTAGGGACTGGATCATGAAATCCTCAATCTCAATCCCTGACCAAAACAACATTATCTGCGATGCTCCTTCCCACCTCAAAGGTACACAGGTCACTAGCATGCCCAAACTGGATTGCAAGGCCCCGTCTATGTCCATCACGTATCAGCCAAACATTGAAAAAACCGAACTCTATGAGGGATATATGGTCACGCTACACTGCGAAACAAAAGGAACCCCTAAACCTGATGTCACATGGGAGATATTCGCTGGAAACCAACTAATTACGTTTCCTTTGCCCGCCATTGTCGAAAAAATTGAGATTCCAATTAATGGGCCGCCTACGAACACCAGGTTCCTTGTGTTTCAAAATGGCACCTTGATCATCCCTCACTTGAGCAAGAAAGAAGATGGCAACTACACCTGCTCTGCTGTCAATGACATGGGAAAAGCCGAGAACTCGGTGAGACTTGTTGTTGCAGGCACCAAAAAGCATGCCATCAATTCAATGCCTGACACAAAATCTCCTAGCCATTTACCAGAAGACAAACTTGGTTCAAAAGGCTCCAAAAACAGCGTTATTAAATCTGAGGAGAAGACAAAGAGCCTTTTACCCGGAACATCTAAAGAGCAAGTGGTGGATAAAGAGAAAGTGAAAGAAGGGACCGATAGTTTGCCGTTTGTTGGCAAATGCGGAATAAATGATGGTACACAGTACATCTCCAACCATGCTTTCAACCTCAGCTTGGATGAACTCAAACAGTACACGTTTGATTTCGGGGTGATCGCTCTGGAAGTTTCAGAGACTGAGGCCAAAGTTCAGCTGAACCCTTTCCAGATGGCCAATGCAAAGTCAAACATTCACCTCAGTCAACATGAAGACCTCCAAACTGTGAATAAGGAGCCATCCACCAAAAAGTCAGCCCAAGACATGTTGTACCTTTGCGTCAGTATTGGCAATGGACATTCAGTGGTGCAGTGGTCCAAAATAGAGGAGGGTGTCAACGCCTATCGCTTTCAGCACCTCAAGCCAGGCACTAATTACACCCTGTGCCTCACCTATGGAGGCCAGGACTGTCAAGTCCAAGTGGTCTTCACAACCCGGAAGAAAATCCCATCTTTGCTGATTATAGTGGTCGTTAGCATTTTTTTGCTAGCTTTGGCAACCGTGCCCCTGCTGGGAGCCACCTGCTGCCATCTGCTCTACAAGTATCAAGGCAAGACCTACAAGTTGATTATGAAAACTCAAAACCCAGATCAGATGGAGAAGCACATAGCGACGGATTTCGACCCCAGGGCGTCTTTTGTGGGATCTGAGAAGAACTTTAACCCGAGTGAGCTGGGAGAGGGCGAAGGCGAGGCTGATGGCGAGGACGGAGATGGAGAAGGTGAGGACATCGACGGCAGCGTGGTGACTGAGTCCATTCCCGAGTCACAATCCAAAACGCAGGAGGAGTTTGAAGTTGGATCCGAGTACAGCGATCGGTTGCCGCTTGGGGCTGAAGCGGTAAACATATCTGCGGAGATCAACGGTAATTACAAACAACCCCGTTGA